The window GGAGGCCTGGGCACCGATCATGGTGTCGGTGTCCAGAGGATGCCCCGTCCTGATCTGCTCCGTGCGGGCGACGGCCGCCTCCATGAACTCGGCGTAGTTGCCGCGCTGCACCAGCGCACGCGACGGACAGGTGCACACCTCGCCCTGGTTGAGCGCGAACATCGTGAAGCCTTCGAGCGCCTTGTCACGGAAGTCGTCGTTCGCCGACCACACGTCGTCGAAGAAGATGTTCGGCGACTTGCCACCGAGTTCGAGCGTCACCGGCGTGATGTTCTCCGAGGCGTACTGCATGATCAGGCGCCCGGTCGTCGTCTCGCCCGTGAACGCCACCTTCGCCACCCGGGGACTCGACGCCAACGGCTTGCCCGCCTCGACCCCGAACCCGTTGACGATGTTCAGCACGCCCGGGGGCAGCAGATCCGCCACCAGACTCAGCCAGACATGGATGGACGCCGGAGTCTGCTCGGCCGGCTTCAGCACGACCGCGTTGCCCGCCGCCAGCGCGGGAGCCAGCTTCCAGGTCGCCATCAGGATCGGGAAGTTCCACGGAATGATCTGCGCGACCACCCCCAGCGGCTCATGGAAGTGGTACGCCACCGTGTCGTCGTCCAGCTCCGCCAGCGAACCCTCCTGCGCGCGGACCGCCCCCGCGAAGTACCGGAAGTGATCGATCGCGAGCGGGATGTCGGCGGCCAGCGTCTCCCGCACCGGCTTGCCGTTCTCCCAACTCTCCGCGACCGCCAGCAGCTCCAGGTTCGCCTCCATCCGGTCGGCGATCCTGCGCAGGACGTCCGAACGCTCCGTCACGGACGCACGCCCCCAGCCGGGCGCCGCCGCGTGCGCCGCGTCCAACGCGCGCTCCACGTCCTCGCTCGTACCGCGCGCGATCTCGGTGAACGGGAGCCCGTTCACCGGACTCGGGTTCTCGAAGTACTGCCCGCGCGCCGGCGGCACGTACTCACCCCCGATGAAATGGTCGTAACGCGCCTCGAAGGAGACGACCGCGCCGTCCGTACCGGGCGCTGCGAAACGGGTCATGAATACCTGCCTCCCGAGAAGCGCCACCCGCCGTTGGGCGGCTCTCGCGAGGAGGCTAGAAACCGGAATGTTGCAACGACGTTGCGCCCNNNNNNNNNNNNNNNNNNNNNNNNNNNNNNNNNNNNNNNNNNNNNNNNNNNNNNNNNNNNNNNNNNNNNNNNNNNNNNNNNNNNNNNNNNNNNNNNNNNNCCCCGCCCCCCCCCGCCCCGCCCCGCCCCGCCCCCCCGCCCGTCGACAGCTGTGGCCCCGCACGGGGTGCCCTGGCCGTCGTCTCAGTCCATCCCGCAGCCCTCCGCGCACCTCTCAGGGACGCCGAAGGTACCCCCACCCCGGTGGTGCCGACAGCTCCGACTCCAGCTCGCGCAGCCTGGACCGGACCGCCGGGTTCGGTCGTACGGTTGCCAGCGCCCGCCACACCTCCAGGTCGTCCTCGCCCCAGGGGGCGTGCGCCCAGTCCGCCAGCAGGTCGGGATCACGGCGGGCTATCAGGGCGGTGCGCAACCCGTCGGCGAGTCGGTGCCGCAGCCGTACGACGGCCGGGGCCTGTGAACCCGGCAGCACCGGCCCTGCGTACGCCGACGCCGCAGCCGTCACCGCGCCCGTCTCCAACCTCCGTTCCACGATCGCCACATCGGTCTCGACCGGCACCATGAGCCGGTACGGCCGCGACCCCAGCAACCCCGGCCCGAGCAGTCGCCGCAGCCGGGCCAGTTCGGCCCGCAGGGTCACCGGCGTCACCGACTCGTCCTCGTACAGCGCGCAGAGCAGCTCGTCTCCGGACAGACCCTCCGGGTGCCGTGCGAGCAGCACCAGGATCTCGCTGTGCCGACGGCTGAGCCTGATCTTCCGTCCGCCTGTGACAAGTTGCGCCTCGTCTCGCCCCAGTGCCGCCAGTTCGAGCGCGTCGGCCGGCGCCCCGGGAGGGGCGAGCAGCGCGAGCTGGGACTCGGCTGCCCTGGCCACCGCCTGGACGAAGCCGAGGCTGTGCGGGTGTGCCAGGCCGTCCCCGCCGGTGATGTCGACCGCGCCGAGCACCCGGCCGGTGCGCGGATCGTGCACCGGCGCCGCCGCACACGTCCACGGCTGCACCCGCCGTATGAAGTGCTCGGCCGCGAACACCTGCACCGGCCGGTCCAGGGCGACCGCGGTGCCCGGCGCGTTCGTCCCGACCACGGACTCCGCCCAGCGCGCGCCC is drawn from Streptomyces bottropensis ATCC 25435 and contains these coding sequences:
- the exaC gene encoding acetaldehyde dehydrogenase ExaC, which translates into the protein MTRFAAPGTDGAVVSFEARYDHFIGGEYVPPARGQYFENPSPVNGLPFTEIARGTSEDVERALDAAHAAAPGWGRASVTERSDVLRRIADRMEANLELLAVAESWENGKPVRETLAADIPLAIDHFRYFAGAVRAQEGSLAELDDDTVAYHFHEPLGVVAQIIPWNFPILMATWKLAPALAAGNAVVLKPAEQTPASIHVWLSLVADLLPPGVLNIVNGFGVEAGKPLASSPRVAKVAFTGETTTGRLIMQYASENITPVTLELGGKSPNIFFDDVWSANDDFRDKALEGFTMFALNQGEVCTCPSRALVQRGNYAEFMEAAVARTEQIRTGHPLDTDTMIGAQASNDQLEKILSYLDIGRQEGAKVLTGGERIEHEGELKGGYYVQPTIFEGHNRMRIFQEEIFGPVVSVTSFDDFDDAIKIANETLYGLGAGVWTRDTNTAYRAGRAIQAGRVWTNCYHAYPAHAAFGGYKGSGIGRETHKMMLDHYQQTKNLLVSYSPKKLGFF
- a CDS encoding helix-turn-helix domain-containing protein, whose protein sequence is MLSGEAELSDPWVALELGADPVERVRVLRHAHEVFTLQGTVARPVRSVVADSWRRSARAGVGPEGTARVELTDGDLGSYRAEHPLARVMPLIRELLGTFASDGEHLLAVCDAQGRLLWVEGDAATRRRADRMNFVPGARWAESVVGTNAPGTAVALDRPVQVFAAEHFIRRVQPWTCAAAPVHDPRTGRVLGAVDITGGDGLAHPHSLGFVQAVARAAESQLALLAPPGAPADALELAALGRDEAQLVTGGRKIRLSRRHSEILVLLARHPEGLSGDELLCALYEDESVTPVTLRAELARLRRLLGPGLLGSRPYRLMVPVETDVAIVERRLETGAVTAAASAYAGPVLPGSQAPAVVRLRHRLADGLRTALIARRDPDLLADWAHAPWGEDDLEVWRALATVRPNPAVRSRLRELESELSAPPGWGYLRRP